The proteins below come from a single Anguilla rostrata isolate EN2019 chromosome 3, ASM1855537v3, whole genome shotgun sequence genomic window:
- the LOC135251438 gene encoding transmembrane protein 272-like, which produces MDSGRDLLQNMQNPPQVSTPVLAFSKILMCALPITQIAIGAVYLKDCPQQHYIPIYLLVLGAFALVLGVLSCLPCTREPVDGGQSTLSTLCNVWNSMVSFFLFCWFIAGNVWIYSIYPANYNQTQPHTAYCNKTLYLFAFWITTVVYMLFALCCCALICMCLCRKAGPNMGYSRDA; this is translated from the exons ATGGATAGCGGGAGAGATCTGTTGCAGAACATGCAAAATCCCCCACAAGTCAGCACACCTGTATTAG CATTCTCCAAAATTTTAATGTGTGCTTTACCCATCACACAGATCGCCATAG gagctgtgtACCTGAAGGACTGCCCCCAACAGCACTATATCCCCATCTACCTACTGGTGTTGGGGGCATTTGCTCTGGTGCTCGGAGTCCTGTCCTGTCTACCCTGCACACGGGAGCCTGTGGACGGGGGCCAGAGCACCCTCAGCACCCTCTGCAATGTCTGGAACTCTATGGtgtccttcttcctcttctgctgGTTCATAGCTG GAAATGTGTGGATCTACTCCATCTACCCTGCAAACTATAATCAGACCCAGCCCCACACAGCATACTGTAATAAGACACTGTACCTGTTTGCTTTCTGGATTACCACAGTGGTTTACATGTTGTTTGCATTGTGCTGCTGTGCACTtatctgcatgtgtctgtgtaggaAGGCTGGGCCCAACATGGGATACAGCAGAGATgcatga
- the fis1 gene encoding mitochondrial fission 1 protein, which translates to MEAVVSEVVAPEDLSKFKKKYDGELAKGSVSKETKFEYAWCLIRSKYSEDIKKGIVMLEELVQKSSKDDQRDFLFYLSVANYRLKDYEKALKYIRTLLRNEPGNTQALELEKLIDKALKKDGLVGMAIVGGIGLGVAGLAGLIGLAVAKTKS; encoded by the exons ATGGAGGCTGTTGTGAGTGAAGTCGTTGCTCCTGAGGACCTGTCG AAATTTAAGAAGAAGTACGATGGGGAATTGGCTAAGGGGAGCGTGTCCAAGGAAACAAAGTTTGAGTATGCTTGGTGTCTTATTCGGAGCAAGTACTCTGAGGACATCAAGAAAGGAATAGTGATGCTGGAGG AACTGGTTCAGAAGAGCTCAAAGGATGACCAAAGAGACTTCTTATTCTATCTATCTGTTGCAAACTACAGACTAAAG GATTATGAAAAGGCTCTGAAGTATATCCGTACTCTGCTCAGAAATGAACCAGGGAACACGCAGGCCCTGGAGCTGGAGAAACTCATTGACAAAGCCCTGAAGAAAG ATGGATTGGTTGGAATGGCGATCGTCGGAGGAATTGGCCTGGGCGTGGCTGGTTTGGCTGGCCTCATCGGTTTGGCTGTGGCAAAGACCAAATCCTAA
- the dnajc3b gene encoding dnaJ homolog subfamily C member 3b: MLYGVYLNTFALSAFEQSYTGMFLTMESKRRKGLSGVLSSLSLLCVVLDLQLDGVLGATHVEIEHHLEMGRKLLAAGQLAEALSHYHSAVEGDSKNYLTYYKRAAVFLAMGKSKSALPDLTRAIQLKPDFLAARLQRGNILLKQGNTEEAREDFRAVLEGAPDQAEARDQLLRTEELEALQEEAHIAHLHGDYQATVSVLDRVLELSPWDPESRELRAECYIQLGEPRKAIQDLTPTTRLRNDNRAAFLKLSMLHYSLGEYQEALNHVRECLRLDQDDKNCFSHYKQVKKLGKQMDSAEELISEQRYQEAMEKYESVMKTEPNIPFYTNKAKERICFCLVKDQRALEAVDACSEAHQRDPRNVNILRDRAEAYILNQDYEKAVEDYQEAREFDEENQEIREGLDRAQKLLKLSRKRDYYKILGVNRNANKQEIIKAYRKLAQQWHPDNFQSESEKKEAEKRFIDIASAKEVLTDQEMRQKFDAGEDPLDPENHQGSGGGQSWPFEFNPFGSGGNFHFKFHYN, encoded by the exons ATGTTATACGGGGTGTATTTAAATACTTTTGCATTATCAGCGTTTGAGCAATCTTACACAGGAATGTTTCTGACTATGGAGTCGAAGCGGCGGAAAGGTCTGAGCGGTGTGCTCTCTTCCTTGTCGctgctttgtgttgtgttggaCCTACAGCTGGACG GTGTCTTGGGGGCCACACATGTGGAGATTGAACATCACTTGGAGATGGGCCGCAAGCTGCTGGCAGCAGGGCAACTAGCAGAGGCTCTTTCCCACTACCACTCTGCTGTAG AGGGTGACTCTAAAAACTACTTGACGTACTACAAGCGTGCAGCAGTGTTTCTGGCCATGGGCAAGTCAAAGTCAGCCCTTCCTGATCTCACCAGAGCCATCCAGCTCAAACCAGACTTCCTAGCT gCTCGGCTTCAGAGGGGAAATATCCTTCTGAAGCAGGGCAACACTGAGGAGGCCAGAGAGGACTTCCGGGCTGTG TTGGAAGGGGCCCCAGACCAGGCAGAGGCTCGTGATCAGCTCCTGAGAACCGAGGAGCTAGAGGCACTGCAGGAAGAGGCGCACATCGCCCACCTGCATGGGGATTACCAGGCAACTGTCTCCGTGCTGGACCGTGTCTTAGAG CTCTCCCCCTGGGACCCAGAATCCCGGGAGCTGCGTGCAGAGTGCTACATCCAGCTGGGGGAACCGCGGAAAGCCATCCAGGACCTGACGCCCACCACCCGCCTGCGCAACGACAACCGCGCAGCCTTCCTGAAGCTCAGCATGCTGCACTATAGCCTGGGGGAGTACCAGGAGGCCCTGAA CCATGTCCGTGAATGTCTGAGGCTTGATCAGGATGATAAAAACTGTTTCTCCCACTACAAGCAAGTGAAGAAACTCGGCAAGCAGATGGACTCGGCCGAGGAGCTCATCTCTGAGCAGAG GTACCAGGAGGCGATGGAGAAATACGAGTCGGTAATGAAAACTGAGCCCAACATTCCCTTCTACACAAACAAAGCTAAGGAGAGGATCTGCTTCTGTCTGGTCAAG GATCAGAGGGCTTTGGAGGCGGTGGATGCGTGCTCCGAGGCCCACCAGAGAGACCCCCGAAATGTCAACATCCTCAGAGACCGAGCAGAAGCCTACATCCTGAACCAGGACTATGAGAAGG CTGTGGAGGACTACCAAGAAGCCCGGGAATTTGACGAGGAGAACCAGGAGATTCGAGAGGGGTTAGATCGAGCACAGAAGCTGCTCAAACTCTCCCGCAAGAGGGATTACTACAAGATCCTGGGAGTGAACAG aaatgcaaacaaacaggaaatcatTAAAGCGTACAGGAAGCTGGCTCAACAGTGGCACCCTGATAACTTTCAGTCTGAATCAGAGAAGAAGGAGGCAGAGAAGAGGTTCATTGACATTGCCTCTGCTAAAGAGGTGCTCACTGACCAAG AAATGCGACAGAAATTTGATGCAGGGGAGGACCCCCTGGACCCCGAGAACCATCAGGGAAGTGGCGGGGGGCAAAGTTGGCCCTTTGAGTTCAATCCTTTTGGATCTGGCGGAAACTTCCACTTCAAATTCCACTACAACTAG
- the cldn15a gene encoding claudin-15a: MDPVIEVVGFLLGFLGWVMVGIALPNRYWKESTVDGSVITTSTIYENLWMSCASDSTGIHNCREFPSLLALSGYLQASRALMIAAIVMGTFGILATMVGMKCSKAGGENYILKGRIAGTGGVCFLLQGLCTMISVSWYAFNITQEFFDPFYPGTKFEFGEGLYIGWCSAILAICGGSCLLCACKLEQSDDTPYMYQPNKGTVYSAAVTSQRGATSPYDKNAYV; encoded by the exons ATGGACCCCGTTATAGAAGTTGTTGGTTTTTTACTTGGTTTTTTGGGCTGGGTGATGGTGGGGATTGCTCTGCCGAACCGTTACTGGAAAGAATCGACTGTGGACGGCAGCGTTATCACAACTTCAACCATTTACGAGAACCTATGGATGTCCTGCGCTTCAGACTCCACGGGTATCCACAACTGTCGTGAATTTCCTTCGCTGCTTGCCCTGTCCG GATATTTACAGGCGTCTCGCGCACTTATGATCGCTGCCATAGTGATGGGGACTTTTGGGATTCTTGCGACAATGGTAGGAATGAAGTGCTCCAAAGCAGGAGGAGAAAATTATATTCTGAAAGGCAGAATTGCTGGCACTGGGGGTGTGTGCTTTTTGCTACAAG GTCTGTGTACTATGATTTCTGTGTCCTGGTACGCCTTCAACATCACCCAGGAGTTCTTTGACCCGTTCTACCCCGGGACAAA GTTTGAATTTGGGGAAGGTCTGTATATCGGGTGGTGCTCAGCTATATTAGCCATCTGTGGAGGATCATGTCTGTTGTGTGCCTGCAAACTGGAGCAGTCTGATGATAC TCCCTACATGTACCAGCCTAACAAAGGCACAGTGTATTCAGCAGCTGTCACATCACAGAGGGGTGCCACCAGCCCATATGACAAGAATGCGTATGTCTGA